The following proteins are co-located in the Pelecanus crispus isolate bPelCri1 chromosome 5, bPelCri1.pri, whole genome shotgun sequence genome:
- the RABGGTB gene encoding geranylgeranyl transferase type-2 subunit beta, with translation MLAGGERAATAGPCRAPLLAPPRSTTLLPVQAANMGTPQKDVIIKSDAPSTLLSEKHADYIASYGTKKDDYEYCMSEYLRMSGVYWGLTAMDLMGQLHRMNKEEILAFIKSCQHECGGISASIGHDPHLLYTLSAVQILILYDSLHVVDVNKIVEYIQSLQKEDGSFAGDKWGEIDTRFSFCAAATLALLGKLDAIDVGKAVEFVLSCMNFDGGFGCRPGSESHAGQIYCCTGFLAITDQLHQINVDLLGWWLCERQLPSGGLNGRPEKLPDVCYSWWVLASLKMIGRLHWIDREKLRCFILACQDEETGGFADRPGDMVDPFHTLFGIAGLSLLGEEQIKAVNPVFCMPEDVLRRINVQPELVS, from the exons GGGACACCGCAAAAGGATGTTATAATAAAATCCGATGCCCCAAGCACATTGCTTTCGGAGAAACATGCGGACTATATAGCTTCGTATGGAACAAAGAAAGATGATTAT GAATACTGTATGTCGGAGTATTTGAGGATGAGTGGTGTTTACTGGGGGCTGACAGCAATGGATCTCATGGGGCAGCTGCACCGAatgaacaaagaagaaattctgGCATTCATCAAATCATGCCAACATGAATGTGGTGGAATAAGTGCCAGCATAGGTCATGATCCTCATCTTCTGTATACCCTCAGTGCTGTCCAG attcttATCTTATATGATAGTCTCCATGTTGTTGATGTAAATAAAATTGTTGAATATATACAGAGCTTGCAAAAAGAAGATGGATCATTTGCTGGAGACAAATGGG GAGAAATAGATACAAGGTTCTCCTTCTGCGCTGCAGCAACTCTTGCACTTCTG GGAAAGCTGGATGCTATTGATGTGGGGAAAGCAGTAGAATTCGTTTTGTCCTGTATGAACTTTGATGGAGGATTTGGTTGTAGACCAGGTTCCGAATCACATGCAGGACAG ATCTATTGTTGCACAGGATTTCTGGCTATAACAGACCAGTTACATCAAATAAATGTTGACTTGCTGGGTTGGTGGCTTTGTGAACGTCAGTTACCTTCTGGAGGTCTCAACGGACGACCAGAAAAG TTACCTGATGTATGTTACTCATGGTGGGTGCTAGCATCTTTGAAGATGATTGGTAGGTTGCATTGGATTGACAGAGAGAAACTGCGCTGCTTCATTTTGGCTTGCCAGGATGAGGAGACGGGAGGATTTGCTGACAGACCAGGAGATATG gTGGATCCATTTCACACCTTATTTGGAATTGCTGGACTATCTTTATTAGGAGAAGAACAAATTAAGGCCGTCAATCCTGTCTTTTGTATGCCAGAAGATGTCCTTCGAAGAATAAATGTACAGCCTGAGCTTGTGAGCTAA